In the Ruminococcus albus 7 = DSM 20455 genome, one interval contains:
- a CDS encoding L,D-transpeptidase family protein, whose amino-acid sequence MSADAAGYRKKVSSAGSKKRGRKKVKNQSVLICGTALAALIAAVGLSYVAGRVYYGNRFLADTYINGIDVSGKTYDDAVKALKADKIPEELKITTIDKKNIVLSPADFGYKRNAKDEIKKLYDKVNHGTWFSGYAGRTDYTFTDESTYDNDKLKALLDKQDWGSEETKDASLELTDNGYEIKKEVQGNKVTNMDKLDEAVVDALTKGEFEVKLSSGTGCYDVPQITSDTFKDQCEALNKVFNMSITYDFDYTTETITGKTLLSLIDMDDMGNYVVNRDAVEKYVEGLAKKYDTRYATRTFKSTLQGKVKVEPSEDGVYGWWIWQDPTVEQLEHLLEEGKSVESIDPIYVNDGYFEYTGVESARTAKDDIGKTYIEVDLTNQQMWYYKNGKKKYTCYIVSGQTTSAARTTLEGVYKLWSKETNKRMKDRNADGEEWDTTCNYWNNVSLCGIGMHDSTWRGGNFGGTIYQWNGSHGCINMPYEGAQYIYENVPLGTPVVMFYN is encoded by the coding sequence ATGAGCGCAGATGCTGCAGGATACCGCAAAAAAGTCTCCTCTGCCGGGAGTAAAAAACGCGGCAGAAAAAAAGTAAAAAACCAATCTGTACTGATTTGCGGAACAGCCTTAGCTGCACTTATCGCAGCTGTCGGTCTGTCCTATGTTGCAGGCAGAGTATATTACGGAAACAGGTTCCTTGCTGATACTTACATCAATGGTATAGATGTAAGCGGAAAGACCTATGACGATGCTGTAAAGGCACTTAAAGCAGATAAGATCCCCGAGGAGCTGAAGATCACTACTATCGACAAAAAAAACATAGTACTCTCCCCTGCTGATTTCGGTTACAAGCGTAATGCAAAAGATGAGATAAAAAAGCTTTACGACAAAGTAAACCACGGCACATGGTTCTCGGGATACGCAGGAAGAACGGATTACACTTTTACAGATGAATCTACCTACGATAACGATAAGCTGAAAGCTCTGCTTGACAAGCAGGACTGGGGCAGTGAAGAGACCAAGGATGCTTCACTTGAACTGACCGATAATGGCTACGAGATAAAGAAAGAAGTTCAAGGCAATAAGGTCACAAATATGGACAAACTGGATGAAGCTGTTGTTGATGCCCTCACCAAAGGTGAATTTGAGGTCAAGCTGAGCAGTGGTACAGGCTGTTATGATGTGCCCCAGATAACTTCTGATACTTTCAAAGACCAGTGTGAGGCGCTTAACAAAGTATTCAATATGTCCATAACATACGATTTTGATTATACCACTGAAACTATCACAGGCAAGACCCTACTCTCACTTATTGATATGGATGATATGGGCAACTACGTTGTAAACAGAGATGCTGTTGAGAAGTATGTTGAAGGTCTAGCCAAGAAATATGATACCCGATATGCAACCAGGACCTTCAAATCGACACTTCAGGGCAAGGTCAAGGTCGAGCCGAGCGAGGACGGTGTTTACGGCTGGTGGATCTGGCAGGATCCTACCGTTGAACAGCTGGAGCATCTGCTGGAAGAAGGCAAGAGCGTAGAATCCATAGATCCGATCTACGTCAACGATGGTTATTTCGAGTACACAGGTGTTGAATCTGCAAGAACTGCCAAGGACGATATCGGTAAAACATACATCGAAGTTGACCTCACCAATCAGCAGATGTGGTATTACAAAAACGGCAAGAAAAAATACACCTGCTATATCGTATCAGGTCAGACGACCTCAGCTGCAAGAACTACTCTTGAAGGCGTATACAAGCTTTGGTCAAAAGAGACCAACAAGCGCATGAAAGACAGAAACGCTGACGGAGAAGAATGGGATACCACCTGCAATTACTGGAACAACGTTTCACTCTGCGGTATCGGTATGCACGATTCCACATGGCGCGGCGGCAATTTCGGCGGCACGATCTATCAGTGGAACGGTTCTCACGGCTGTATTAATATGCCTTATGAGGGCGCACAATACATCTACGAAAATGTACCCCTCGGTACACCTGTAGTAATGTTCTACAATTGA
- the coaD gene encoding pantetheine-phosphate adenylyltransferase, which produces MKIAVCPGSFDPVTLGHLDIIERASKLFDKVIVLVSFNKNKNKAVFSTKERIEMIIAVTKDLDNVVVDCFDGLLADYLKMTGAEVIVKGLRAVSDFEYEFQMALANKKLYNDAETVFLTTAGENMFLSSSVVKEIASFGGDISGFVSPAILEKIKNRLCPNTDAQQADNAV; this is translated from the coding sequence ATGAAGATCGCTGTTTGTCCCGGCAGCTTTGATCCTGTAACACTCGGACATCTCGATATAATCGAGCGTGCTTCCAAGCTGTTTGACAAGGTCATAGTGCTGGTCAGCTTCAATAAAAACAAAAACAAAGCTGTTTTCTCCACCAAAGAGAGGATAGAAATGATAATCGCAGTTACAAAGGATCTTGATAATGTAGTCGTTGACTGCTTTGATGGTCTGCTGGCTGATTATCTTAAAATGACAGGAGCAGAGGTCATTGTCAAGGGCTTGAGGGCTGTGTCTGATTTTGAGTATGAATTTCAGATGGCGCTTGCCAACAAAAAACTCTATAATGATGCTGAAACTGTTTTTCTTACCACTGCAGGTGAGAATATGTTCCTTTCTTCGAGCGTTGTAAAGGAGATAGCAAGCTTTGGCGGTGATATTTCGGGCTTTGTTTCACCCGCGATACTGGAAAAGATAAAAAACAGGCTTTGTCCAAACACTGACGCGCAACAGGCAGACAACGCTGTGTGA
- the rsmD gene encoding 16S rRNA (guanine(966)-N(2))-methyltransferase RsmD, whose translation MRVITGSRRGKKLKTLDTLDTRPTTDMVKEAVFSAIQFDVPGSQVLDLFAGSGQMGIEALSREASHCVFVDNNPAAVQVIKENISDCKFNTESRVLNMDSLDYIKVAKGQFDIVLLDPPYGKGIIEKVLGSIDSHLSDRAIVVCEHEKELQLGDEYGRLKMHKRYKYGKIAVTIFKIPTEEE comes from the coding sequence ATGAGAGTTATCACTGGTTCAAGAAGAGGTAAAAAGCTTAAAACGCTGGATACCCTTGATACAAGACCGACTACTGATATGGTCAAAGAGGCAGTTTTTTCTGCCATACAGTTTGATGTTCCGGGTTCGCAGGTGCTTGATCTTTTTGCAGGCAGCGGACAGATGGGTATAGAAGCCCTGAGCCGTGAGGCATCGCACTGTGTTTTTGTTGACAATAATCCTGCTGCTGTGCAGGTGATAAAGGAAAATATCTCAGACTGCAAGTTCAATACCGAATCCCGTGTGCTGAATATGGACAGCCTTGATTACATCAAGGTAGCTAAGGGTCAGTTCGATATCGTTCTTCTTGATCCCCCTTATGGAAAGGGTATCATTGAGAAGGTACTCGGCAGTATTGATTCACACCTCAGCGACAGAGCCATAGTAGTCTGTGAGCATGAAAAAGAGCTTCAGCTTGGTGATGAGTACGGCAGGCTGAAGATGCATAAGCGTTATAAATACGGTAAGATAGCTGTTACTATATTTAAAATACCAACAGAGGAAGAATAA
- a CDS encoding SDR family NAD(P)-dependent oxidoreductase — protein sequence MARTALVTGASSGIGREIAKELDRRDFRVILAARREDRLRELASELRDSRVIVCDLSDESECIRLHREVQDENVTVIVNNAGFGKLGRFDEIPLEDELRMIDTNVKAVHILTKLFLRDLISDNRGYILNVASSAGLMPGGPLMATYYATKAYVISLTSSISEELKMIGSRVKVSALCPGPVDTEFNSVAGAQFGVKSITAEYCAKRAVEGMFAGKLIIVPEKGLGMVAKAAQLSPRSISLALTGKLQSEKQKNDH from the coding sequence ATGGCAAGAACAGCTTTGGTCACAGGTGCAAGCTCCGGTATCGGCAGGGAAATAGCAAAGGAGCTTGACAGAAGAGATTTCAGAGTAATACTCGCTGCCAGACGTGAGGACAGATTGCGTGAACTTGCAAGTGAACTCAGGGACAGCAGAGTTATTGTGTGTGACCTTTCGGATGAAAGCGAATGCATACGTCTGCACAGAGAGGTACAGGATGAAAATGTCACTGTTATAGTAAATAATGCAGGCTTTGGAAAGCTTGGAAGGTTCGATGAGATACCGCTGGAAGATGAACTGCGTATGATCGATACGAATGTAAAGGCTGTGCATATACTCACAAAACTGTTTTTGCGCGATCTTATTTCTGATAACAGAGGTTATATACTGAATGTTGCATCTTCTGCAGGTCTGATGCCTGGCGGACCGCTTATGGCAACGTATTACGCAACTAAAGCCTATGTAATAAGTCTGACAAGTTCCATAAGTGAGGAGCTCAAAATGATAGGCAGCCGTGTGAAAGTATCAGCCCTTTGTCCCGGACCTGTGGATACGGAGTTCAATTCAGTGGCAGGTGCTCAGTTCGGAGTAAAGTCTATTACAGCTGAATACTGTGCTAAACGTGCGGTAGAGGGAATGTTTGCAGGTAAGCTTATAATCGTTCCTGAAAAGGGTCTTGGCATGGTGGCAAAGGCTGCACAGCTTTCACCGAGAAGTATATCACTTGCCTTAACAGGAAAGCTTCAATCGGAAAAACAAAAGAACGATCACTGA
- a CDS encoding TerD family protein gives MENTNLGVRNCGLVSYKINDDVLAEVLANNGFSGVGFDSSSGVRTVRTDDGLIFAKEGGEAELPQMIFMAWSGCGYNDLNAEDKTAYNEMKCTIGAQERADCLSYGIRSEKDDTVGSKLKVISELFAQTDIADKLDITVTRSSAAADGEEVFGFERIGFKNGSQVFWQLNFAGGSYTEDNAALLFKDGRLSITDADGHEWENGMVEEAMLSLNDAAALEGVTVLEKLSCRNIEKLVLLPVFLEVSDGALKGCTSLKEFDILKKNITIGRDVVGSGVVIGGCKGSTAEYYAVTGGAQFLLLEAPERKAMEFEIADGIVITADDHSVLRGADKKRLTLNDVGFVPYEDNDDDIDCEIIVMDTAEAEASELTVQLSSFGTLVDTETVRNDRNGYIKATIMRSTDREDIYSCVLEIDHSGTIICIHAEKQFDEEEITKGAEKALFERIKQLGESVQFGRKAVKGTAAVPNAVPASAETEPEAETEETIVPENYTAETEPEAETAETIASETYTTETEPEVETAEAIAPEIYTTETEPEAETAEAIAPEIYTTETEPEAETEETIAPETYTTESEPEAETEETIAPETYTKETEPEAETAETIAPEISAEKAEYIGEQNNTADDEIIDVEPEEIRSAEEGGTVRLVRGARFDLNDYASQMLVIDMDYQAEEGIDIDGYIFLLTENGKVRSDADLVFFGQKASVDKAINNHPQQTRMFTVELSKLDSEINKLAVAFAIYGDVEGQAFGKVNKPVVRISCGGKELCSYELSGLDDERSVVAMEIYNNNGWKAKTIGLGFRQALKTLCGSYGVDVKE, from the coding sequence ATGGAAAATACAAATCTTGGTGTCAGAAATTGTGGGCTCGTGTCATATAAGATCAATGATGATGTTCTTGCAGAGGTGCTGGCAAATAACGGTTTTTCCGGTGTAGGATTTGACAGTTCATCAGGAGTCAGGACAGTGCGTACCGATGACGGACTTATATTTGCAAAAGAGGGCGGAGAAGCCGAACTTCCTCAGATGATATTTATGGCATGGTCGGGCTGCGGATATAACGATCTGAACGCTGAGGATAAAACAGCATATAATGAAATGAAGTGTACTATCGGCGCACAGGAAAGGGCAGATTGTCTTTCTTATGGTATACGCTCGGAGAAAGACGATACTGTCGGCAGCAAACTTAAAGTGATAAGTGAGCTTTTTGCACAAACGGATATTGCAGACAAACTGGATATCACGGTAACACGCAGTTCGGCTGCGGCTGACGGAGAAGAAGTATTCGGATTTGAACGCATAGGATTCAAGAACGGAAGTCAGGTGTTCTGGCAGCTGAATTTCGCAGGCGGAAGCTATACCGAGGATAATGCAGCACTTCTTTTCAAAGACGGCAGACTTTCCATAACGGATGCAGATGGTCATGAATGGGAAAATGGTATGGTGGAAGAAGCAATGCTGTCGCTGAATGATGCTGCAGCACTTGAAGGCGTTACAGTGCTTGAAAAGCTCAGCTGCAGGAATATAGAAAAGCTGGTGCTTCTGCCTGTGTTCCTTGAAGTGAGTGACGGTGCACTTAAAGGCTGTACCTCTCTTAAAGAGTTCGATATACTTAAAAAGAATATAACCATAGGCAGAGATGTTGTCGGAAGCGGTGTTGTTATAGGCGGCTGCAAGGGAAGTACTGCCGAGTATTATGCCGTGACCGGAGGAGCGCAGTTCCTGCTGCTGGAGGCACCCGAACGCAAGGCTATGGAATTTGAGATCGCTGACGGTATAGTTATTACAGCTGATGATCACTCTGTACTGAGAGGCGCTGACAAAAAACGCCTTACTCTGAACGATGTAGGATTCGTACCCTATGAGGACAATGATGACGATATCGACTGTGAGATAATAGTAATGGATACAGCTGAAGCAGAGGCATCGGAACTTACTGTACAGCTTAGCTCATTCGGTACCCTTGTGGATACGGAAACTGTCCGTAATGACAGGAACGGTTATATCAAGGCTACGATAATGAGAAGTACTGATCGTGAGGATATTTACAGCTGTGTGCTGGAGATAGATCACAGCGGAACTATAATATGTATCCATGCGGAAAAACAGTTTGATGAAGAGGAAATTACAAAGGGTGCTGAAAAGGCATTGTTTGAACGTATCAAACAGCTGGGCGAAAGTGTTCAGTTCGGCAGAAAGGCTGTAAAAGGAACTGCAGCAGTACCGAATGCGGTTCCCGCATCTGCAGAAACCGAACCCGAAGCAGAAACTGAAGAAACTATCGTACCCGAGAATTACACGGCAGAAACCGAACCCGAAGCAGAAACTGCAGAAACTATCGCATCCGAGACTTACACAACAGAAACCGAACCCGAAGTAGAAACTGCAGAAGCTATCGCACCTGAGATTTACACGACAGAAACCGAACCCGAAGCAGAAACTGCAGAAGCTATCGCACCCGAGATTTACACGACAGAAACCGAACCCGAAGCAGAAACTGAAGAAACTATCGCACCCGAGACCTACACAACAGAATCAGAACCCGAGGCAGAAACTGAAGAAACTATCGCACCCGAGACTTACACAAAAGAAACCGAACCCGAAGCAGAAACTGCGGAAACTATCGCACCCGAGATATCCGCGGAAAAAGCAGAGTATATTGGCGAACAGAACAATACCGCCGATGATGAGATAATAGATGTTGAGCCCGAGGAGATCAGATCAGCTGAGGAGGGCGGTACAGTCAGACTGGTCAGGGGTGCAAGATTTGATCTTAACGATTACGCTTCACAGATGCTGGTCATAGATATGGATTATCAGGCTGAGGAAGGAATTGATATCGACGGATATATCTTCCTGCTTACTGAGAACGGCAAGGTAAGGAGCGATGCCGATCTTGTATTCTTCGGACAGAAGGCTTCCGTTGACAAGGCTATAAACAATCATCCTCAGCAGACAAGGATGTTCACCGTTGAACTATCAAAACTGGACAGTGAGATAAATAAGCTGGCTGTTGCTTTCGCTATATACGGCGATGTGGAAGGTCAGGCGTTCGGCAAGGTGAACAAGCCTGTTGTGCGCATAAGCTGCGGCGGAAAAGAGCTTTGCAGCTATGAGCTTTCGGGGCTTGATGATGAACGTTCGGTAGTGGCTATGGAAATATACAATAATAATGGCTGGAAAGCCAAGACCATCGGTCTGGGATTCAGGCAGGCACTCAAAACCTTGTGCGGCAGCTACGGTGTGGATGTAAAAGAATAG
- a CDS encoding SDR family NAD(P)-dependent oxidoreductase, whose translation MNDFENKVAVITGGANGIGKCIAEEFRKSGAAVCIIDKAEGDHYVGDIADKSVLEAFAESVIRKYGHIDYLINNALPLMKGISECSYEDFEYAMSVGVTAPFYLSKLFMPYFNEGGSIINISSSRDRMSQPQTESYTAAKGGIAALTHALAVSLSGKVRVNSISPGWIDTSFRVYEGADAVQQPCGRVGDPLDIANMVLFLCSDKAGFITGENICIDGGMTRLMIYHGDNGWTLSE comes from the coding sequence ATGAATGATTTTGAAAACAAAGTAGCAGTCATTACAGGCGGTGCTAACGGTATCGGAAAATGTATCGCTGAGGAGTTTCGCAAGAGTGGTGCCGCTGTGTGCATTATTGATAAAGCTGAGGGAGATCATTATGTGGGTGATATAGCTGATAAGTCTGTGCTTGAAGCTTTTGCAGAAAGCGTTATAAGAAAATATGGTCACATAGACTATCTTATAAATAACGCTCTGCCGCTTATGAAGGGTATAAGCGAGTGCAGCTATGAGGATTTTGAGTATGCTATGTCAGTGGGTGTGACTGCACCGTTTTATCTTTCAAAGCTGTTCATGCCATATTTCAATGAGGGCGGTTCAATAATTAATATCTCGTCCTCACGGGACAGAATGAGTCAGCCTCAGACAGAAAGCTATACGGCTGCAAAAGGTGGTATAGCTGCGCTCACTCATGCACTTGCTGTGAGCCTGTCGGGAAAAGTACGTGTAAATTCCATATCGCCCGGATGGATAGATACAAGCTTCAGGGTATATGAGGGTGCGGATGCTGTACAGCAGCCCTGCGGCCGTGTGGGTGATCCTCTTGATATAGCGAATATGGTGCTGTTCCTGTGCTCTGACAAGGCAGGATTTATCACAGGAGAGAATATATGCATAGACGGCGGTATGACCAGGCTGATGATCTATCACGGTGATAACGGCTGGACTTTATCGGAATAG
- a CDS encoding heavy metal translocating P-type ATPase, translating into MERYNVTGMSCAVCAGRVEKAVKEVDGVTSCSVSLLTNSMGVEGTASAEDIVMAVEKAGYGASPEMASQEKRSAKWADEDALKDRETPKLKKRLLWSLPLLMVLMYFSMGYMMWGWYAPDAFENHVFLGLFELLLAAAVMVINGKFFTSGMSALLHRSPNMDTLVALGSGASFVYSVAELFLMILAQGRNDHETVMKYGMDMYFESAAMIPALITVGKILEAKSKGRTTDALKGLVRLAPKTAVLLKDGKEMEVDIGEVGVGDIFAVRPGEQIPVDGIVTKGSTSVNESALTGESIPCDKSVGDRVSAATINTHGYIECRAERVGEDTTLAQIIRTVSDAAATKAPLARIADKVSMVFVPTVTVLALITFAGWLIAGRTLSFAAARAISVLVISCPCALGLATPVAIMVGSGVGAKNGILFKTAAALELAGRTQIIALDKTGTVTEGQPAVTDIVPLGRDSDELLMLAASLEKNSEHPLAKAVMAAAEGMELSEVTDTEVLPGSGIRGRLNGREVLGGSLRSMAAKGLADDSLSRQAEELAAEGKTPLIFAYDGKLAGMIAVADRIKEDSAKAVRELQGMGIQTVMLTGDNERTARAVAESAGVDHVIAGVMPEGKADVVAALKKLGKTAMVGDGINDAPALTVADSGIAIGAGTDIAIDAADIVVMKSRLSDVAAAVRLSRATIRNIHQNLFWAFFYNAVCIPLAMGLYGIGMKPMYGAAAMALSSFFVCMNALRLNFVRPHDPSHDRSKNMVSTEAVEKIVSEITNKEDNTMTKTIRIEGMMCPHCEASVKKALEEINGVESAAADHTAGTAVVTLSAPVDDDVLRKAVEAKDYKVLGVE; encoded by the coding sequence GTGGAACGATACAATGTTACCGGCATGAGCTGTGCGGTTTGTGCAGGGCGTGTTGAAAAAGCGGTTAAAGAGGTCGATGGGGTCACATCCTGCTCGGTAAGTCTGCTTACTAATTCTATGGGCGTTGAGGGTACTGCTTCTGCCGAGGATATAGTAATGGCAGTTGAAAAAGCAGGGTACGGCGCATCGCCCGAGATGGCATCACAGGAAAAACGGTCGGCAAAGTGGGCTGATGAGGATGCACTTAAAGACCGTGAAACGCCTAAGCTAAAAAAACGACTGCTTTGGTCATTACCTTTGCTTATGGTGCTTATGTACTTTTCTATGGGGTATATGATGTGGGGATGGTATGCGCCCGATGCTTTTGAGAATCATGTTTTTCTCGGGCTTTTTGAACTTCTCCTCGCGGCGGCAGTGATGGTGATAAACGGTAAGTTCTTTACATCGGGGATGTCTGCACTGCTTCACCGTTCACCTAATATGGATACACTGGTCGCACTCGGTTCGGGGGCTTCATTTGTGTACTCTGTGGCAGAGCTTTTCCTGATGATACTTGCGCAGGGCAGGAACGATCACGAAACAGTGATGAAGTACGGAATGGATATGTATTTTGAATCTGCGGCGATGATACCTGCACTTATCACAGTGGGAAAGATATTGGAGGCTAAGTCAAAGGGGCGTACAACGGATGCACTGAAAGGTCTTGTTCGTCTTGCACCGAAGACTGCAGTTCTGCTGAAAGACGGAAAAGAGATGGAAGTGGATATCGGGGAAGTGGGTGTAGGAGATATATTTGCTGTGCGTCCCGGCGAACAGATACCTGTGGACGGTATAGTTACAAAGGGCAGCACTTCTGTCAATGAATCCGCACTTACTGGTGAGAGCATACCTTGTGATAAATCTGTGGGTGACAGGGTATCGGCTGCTACTATCAATACCCATGGGTATATCGAATGCAGAGCAGAACGCGTTGGCGAAGATACTACTCTTGCACAGATAATACGCACAGTATCAGATGCTGCTGCAACAAAAGCTCCGCTGGCACGTATTGCGGATAAGGTATCTATGGTATTCGTGCCGACGGTTACGGTGCTTGCACTGATCACTTTTGCAGGCTGGCTGATAGCGGGAAGGACATTATCGTTTGCTGCGGCCAGGGCGATATCGGTGCTGGTCATAAGCTGTCCCTGTGCGCTGGGTCTGGCAACTCCTGTGGCTATAATGGTTGGCAGCGGTGTTGGTGCGAAGAACGGCATACTTTTCAAAACAGCTGCAGCTCTGGAATTGGCAGGAAGAACACAGATAATAGCACTGGACAAAACAGGTACTGTCACTGAGGGGCAGCCTGCTGTAACGGATATAGTACCGCTTGGCAGAGATAGTGATGAACTGCTGATGCTGGCGGCATCACTTGAAAAGAACAGTGAGCATCCGCTGGCTAAGGCAGTAATGGCAGCTGCAGAGGGAATGGAGCTCAGTGAAGTCACAGATACCGAAGTACTTCCGGGCAGCGGCATAAGAGGACGGCTGAACGGCAGGGAAGTGCTTGGCGGAAGTCTGAGATCTATGGCGGCGAAGGGGCTTGCAGATGACAGCCTTAGCCGTCAGGCAGAGGAACTTGCAGCTGAGGGTAAAACACCGCTTATATTTGCTTATGACGGTAAACTTGCAGGTATGATAGCTGTTGCTGACCGCATCAAAGAAGATTCTGCAAAGGCGGTGCGTGAGCTGCAGGGTATGGGTATACAGACGGTCATGCTCACAGGTGACAACGAGCGAACGGCTCGGGCTGTTGCTGAAAGTGCAGGAGTTGATCATGTTATTGCTGGTGTAATGCCCGAAGGCAAGGCAGATGTTGTAGCTGCATTGAAAAAGCTTGGAAAGACAGCTATGGTAGGTGACGGCATAAACGATGCACCTGCACTTACCGTCGCTGACAGCGGTATAGCTATAGGTGCAGGAACGGATATAGCCATTGATGCTGCGGATATAGTTGTCATGAAGAGCAGACTTTCAGACGTGGCAGCGGCGGTAAGGCTAAGCCGTGCGACGATACGAAATATCCACCAGAATCTATTCTGGGCATTTTTCTATAATGCCGTGTGCATACCCCTTGCGATGGGTCTTTACGGCATAGGCATGAAGCCGATGTACGGTGCTGCAGCAATGGCGCTTTCGAGCTTTTTCGTCTGCATGAATGCACTGAGACTGAATTTTGTAAGACCACACGATCCGTCACATGATCGGAGTAAAAATATGGTAAGTACGGAGGCTGTCGAAAAGATAGTATCCGAGATAACAAATAAGGAGGATAATACAATGACAAAAACTATCAGGATCGAGGGCATGATGTGCCCGCATTGCGAGGCAAGTGTTAAAAAGGCGCTGGAGGAGATAAACGGCGTTGAGAGTGCAGCAGCCGATCATACAGCTGGTACTGCTGTTGTTACACTGAGTGCACCTGTTGATGATGATGTGCTCAGAAAGGCTGTGGAAGCCAAGGATTATAAAGTGCTTGGAGTTGAGTAA
- a CDS encoding metal-sensing transcriptional repressor encodes MSDTERCCHCGRKKVRDEKEKRDLMNRLKRIEGQIRGLQRMLDEDAYCPDILTQASAANSALNSFCRTLLASHLRTCVSEDIREGREDTVDELMNTLEKLMK; translated from the coding sequence ATGTCAGATACAGAAAGGTGCTGTCACTGCGGCAGAAAAAAAGTCAGGGACGAAAAGGAAAAACGTGACCTGATGAACCGTCTTAAACGTATAGAGGGTCAGATAAGGGGGCTGCAGCGTATGCTGGATGAGGATGCATACTGCCCTGATATACTTACTCAGGCTTCGGCGGCTAATTCGGCGCTGAACAGTTTTTGCAGGACACTTCTGGCAAGCCACCTGCGCACCTGCGTTTCGGAGGATATACGTGAGGGTCGGGAAGATACTGTGGATGAACTGATGAATACTCTTGAAAAGCTTATGAAGTGA